The DNA region GGCTTACTAATCTGttcatctacaaaaaaaaacaacttacaGATGAAAATATTGTCGAATCTTTTTTGAGTACTTTTAAAGCTACACAGAAAGCGCCAGGACAAACTTTGGCCCCATGTGTTATACACATTTGTGTTATATACTTTGCAAAATACTATTTATAATTTCCATCTTTGAGGGAAACATTGTAAGCTTTTAGTttctgatttaaaataaaacaagatgTAGGAATAGGTCACACACATCAGGAAACTAATAATTGCATTAAATGTGTCTAGAAACAGTTTACAGACGGCATGTTTTTCTTAATGGTTTGTGAATTTCTTTTCGGTTTCGTTTGTGTGTTGGTGCTGGAAGCGTTGTATGCAAAAGTAATGCAATTATAGTTACGCAGTGATTTGTAAGTTACACCTCAAATTACCTAGACCTTTTGTGGGTATGATTTGAGTGTCTCCAAAGCTTTTGGAAGTGGTTCTTGTTTGCTCGTGCATTTCAAATGGCTGGCGCGACAGCTTTAACAGCTCTGCTacgctattttttttaacaaaatgcaTAAAGTTTTTTGCTTAAGAAGAatttcctttgatttttttgaacttttgctGCAATTTAGGTATCGGCTCGTTGAATGAAGTTAACATCAGGCAAATGTCACTGAATGTAAGTATGGTGATATAATCAAATATCaaagtgcttaaaaaaatttattcaacAGACAAATGAGATACATTCACAAGATGATCTGCTTCAAAGATCATTGTCAGAGTCGGACGAATCCTATTTGAGTGATTATATCCAAAGACACACTGTACCGTTGCCAGATCTTTCAGATACCAACGGTTCTGGATCTGGTCCTGAGGACGATCTTGTATCTCTGAAGTCAAACATCACTGAAGGCACATCGTGGGAGGAAAATTGGCTATTCAGAAAACGACAGCTGAAAACTACGGAATCTGCGATAGCAATGTTAGTGCCATCACCTACCGAGGAGGTAAAAGCTTTGATTGGTGATCAGATAGTGGATGACGTTAGTGATCTCTCTGAGGCTGATGGTGAAGATTATGATTCTGATATCCATAATAATGAGAGTGGCGATACAAACATGACCCAAACAACCCTGGATGACGCAATTCAAGATAGTTTAATATCGATAAACTCAATACCTTCAAATGAACCAACACTTTCTGAAGCAAAAAACAGCCTTCTGTTGACGGAAACGTTGCTTGGCTCAGCATCTCCTGATGGACTTCTAACTGATTTGATCAGTATTGAACAAAACTCAGATAATGTTGAAGCCGCCAATGCAACACTTCTTGGTGAAGAAATAAATGATACAAAAAACGCTAAACCAGATGCGGTGGAAACTGATGATGTTAAATTGATGCAAGAACGTATTCACAATGCTCCGAAGCAACGAGATAACGATGGTAACGTGATGTATCCTATTGGTGTGGCACGGTAAGTAAAAACATGGTTAAACTATATTTGCTTTGCGTTCTGCTTTGGCTAGTGCTTTGCATCCTTTCAATATACTTGTTTTGCAATAGTGATAATTGTATACACGGATTTCATGAACATATTTATATTTACTTTCAGAGCAATCAACACAGATAACCAAACCACAGAATATGGCAGAAAAGAAGTGCCAATAGAAGTGCCATTAGGTAAGCATTTATTTTGCCTTGGGTGTTGAGGGAGGGATGTTTGATTTTAGGAAgcattgaaatttgtaaaatccaAGCTAATGTTTTCTCTTGTGATATTCATGCAATAATTCTCGCGCATATTGTACAAGAGAGAACAGATGCACCCGCTACTTTATACTAACACTTATTTAACACTTTTACACAGAACACACTTACAACGACCACACATTCAAATATACTAACAACGAATATATCCGCAACTTAGAACTACCTATAGTCATAGATAAAACTAGTAATAACCAACATATTAGTGCACCcgtagaaattttaaatattatgccAAACACCTATCCAGAGAGCACAAAACCGGCTAGCATAAAACCAAACAGCGAAACAATTATTCCTCCAAATTCTCTGAACCTTACGCAACCGCTTTCACCCCACCCGATAGCAATGACGATTACGGAAATATTTGAGCAATCCATGAAACCACATCTAACATCAATTTCAGAGGAAGAACAGGATTTCGATGCCTCAACAATAGTTTGTTCTACGCAGTCCAATTCAGCGAATGAACATAAGTTAAACAAAAGTGACATAAATGAGCCACCTCAAAAAAACTCAGAATCAAAACATCATACACCCCCAACAACTCCAGAGTTGTTTGTAGAACAAGGCACAATAGATACTTCGAAGCAAGGGCAAAGTGGTTCTTCTACAGAGCTAACAGAAATAACTGACCCAACAGAAAAACTCCACATAACaaaagatcaaaatttgattgattCAAACCAAGGGCATAAAAAGATGGAAACCAATCAAGATATTCTGACTGCATCAGAGCAAATTATATTGCGAACTGAAGTAAAGCAAGAGCACATAGATGCAGACTTCAAAACAGCTGACATAAATGTTAGGCCAAATTCCTCCAAGATACTTCAAGAAAATACGCAGTTCGGGAAAACTGACGTAAAGTTGTCTATTAATAATCAACCACCTTTAATCAATATCGTAGAAGAAAGTCAAATCATATTTGATGATACCATGACGATCCAACCAGATGATCTGCATCATACAAGACAAAATATGGTTTTAAAGAAAGAGCATCTCAGTACTTCAAATGAAATGGAATCATTAAATAAAACTTCTACAGTTGACGGTACTGCTGGGTCACCATCAATAGAACAAAGTGTTGAGCCTGTTGAtaaaacatatttgcaacaGAAACCCATCAAGCTGGACACTACGCAAGAGATCTCAACCCAACCAAACGAAGCAGAAGTATCAATTGATCACACTCTTAAGACAGCATTCTATACTGATAACACTACCGacataaaaaatgacaaaccAGTTTCAAAAAGTAAGAATGAAACAAAATCGTCTATCAACACGGTTTCACCAGAAAGCAAAACAGATGAAATTGTTGTTATCGATAAAGATAATGGaaaaagtattgattcaaataattttaatattattctTGAACAAGAAATAAACAATGAAACATTGCCAGCAGACCgtataaaacaagaaaatacaGAAGTCACAGTAATGATGGACGACGGTTCAGATGTTCTTAAAACGGCCGCTACGGCTGAACCAAACTGTTTGCACGACGAGTTGCAGGAGTGTTACAAAGGGTTGTCTCCTGCTGGGGATAGTTTCAACTATGCTTTCTTTAATACAATAGACGACATTGAAGATACAACTGAGCCATCTAGTCCAGAAGACACTTCCACAGAGGCTATTGCCGGTTCAATCGACAGAGTATCTAGTCCTGAAGAGCAAGATTTAAAGAAGGACATTCATCTCTCGAATGAGTTGTTGGTCGCAAATGCACTTCAACATACTGGAACCGATTACAAAAGCAATTCTATTTATGAGATAGATGATGTTCTTTTAAACTTAGGCTCGGAGGCATCTTCTGTGCAATCCACTCCAATCGCTATGGTGACACAGCAGATGAGGCAGTATTGCGAAGAGCTGAAAGGCATTCTTCATCCAACCAAAACGCCAGATTCATCAGAACACGAATCAGATCCTATGCTTGAAATTTCGGAAAACATTGATGCTCTTGAGTTCTTTCAGGACGAATTATGTACAGTAAATGAACAATTAGAGGCATGCGAATTTAAAACACCAACAGAACCAAAAAGCAAGCCCTTTCCAgaagaaaaaatggaaataaaaactGAGATCAGCAATCATAGTATATGTAATATCGATTACGTAGAGGAGGAACATTTTGTTGCGGAAGACGTTGGAAACTTggcaattgaaaatttggaacataCTTCAGTATGTGATGTGATAATGGTGAGCCCGAGCGTTGGCGAACATGCTGTTAAAAATGCGATTTCTTTAGAATACACAGCATGTGTAGAACCATGTGCCACACTAACTACCGATAAGAAAATGAGTCCTAACAAAGAAAACTCCTGTGAAAATCCTACTAAGGAATCAGAAGACCCTAATTATGACGAACTTCCTCCGCCTCCATTGGAACTTATCGAGCAAATAGAGGGTGAAAAGAATTCTAAACCACTTTCAGTTAATACACAGCACTTACTAACAATTTCTACACAAGAGGATTACAACTTGCCTAACAACAGCACCACTAATCTAGCTTCAAAAACTAATGACAAGTCTGATCTACAAAAACTTGGTGCCTCAGAAAATGAATTAATTTCTCTAGAAACTGACCCATCAGACCTATCACAAATTTTAGAACCACTTCCGTCGCCCATCCAAGAGAATGATACCGATAGTACCAACAATGACAACATTCAATCGATCGATGAAAATCTCATCCCAGGTGAGAGTACAAATCTTTAATAGTTTATTCACATAGAttgaataattattattttattttaggatCCATTGCGGAGCGTGACATTTTGAAATGGCGCAATGCTTCACCGATTCCTAACAATCCTTACTCTCCAGATATTTTACAGAAAAGGTTATCAGAATCTAATCGTAGCTCTAATCTGCTAGATTTCGATCGTTTAACTAACAAGGATAAGGATGTGCCAATTGAAAATCAACCGATTTTAAGTGAAGACGATGAAACTGATGTGCAGGATCAATCTTTACTATCGGAACGTGGAGGCAATCAAATCCATAATGAACGGTATACATAACCTTCAGATACCGCATTAACtagtacagttaaacctcgcatatgcacctcatatgggggtttcttatgcgaagcacgcatatgcgaggtacagggcttatgggattttggctatatgggagacatgggctatatttttataaaaaatcaactaaactatacaaatttatagtgttttggaatcgttatgaagtcagctttacagctaca from Culex quinquefasciatus strain JHB chromosome 3, VPISU_Cqui_1.0_pri_paternal, whole genome shotgun sequence includes:
- the LOC6032799 gene encoding uncharacterized protein LOC6032799 isoform X5 is translated as MCIECCQKKNYIVHTSKKRVEVNNFKMFVEITWCSASVWYMIAALMTYLAAHLIQVVLDLPLCEGQKVPDIPSDKHFELRKLVQRVIDEVTKLPEMLNQSGLPLRPEEHLPYFSPKKYEQLLATAVLNKVVEDYRNPKNFEDVGRKSEQPCLDAVPPTTAAVTTGSALAKDSSLDINHNNVSGIGSLNEVNIRQMSLNTNEIHSQDDLLQRSLSESDESYLSDYIQRHTVPLPDLSDTNGSGSGPEDDLVSLKSNITEGTSWEENWLFRKRQLKTTESAIAMLVPSPTEEVKALIGDQIVDDVSDLSEADGEDYDSDIHNNESGDTNMTQTTLDDAIQDSLISINSIPSNEPTLSEAKNSLLLTETLLGSASPDGLLTDLISIEQNSDNVEAANATLLGEEINDTKNAKPDAVETDDVKLMQERIHNAPKQRDNDGNVMYPIGVARAINTDNQTTEYGRKEVPIEVPLEHTYNDHTFKYTNNEYIRNLELPIVIDKTSNNQHISAPVEILNIMPNTYPESTKPASIKPNSETIIPPNSLNLTQPLSPHPIAMTITEIFEQSMKPHLTSISEEEQDFDASTIVCSTQSNSANEHKLNKSDINEPPQKNSESKHHTPPTTPELFVEQGTIDTSKQGQSGSSTELTEITDPTEKLHITKDQNLIDSNQGHKKMETNQDILTASEQIILRTEVKQEHIDADFKTADINVRPNSSKILQENTQFGKTDVKLSINNQPPLINIVEESQIIFDDTMTIQPDDLHHTRQNMVLKKEHLSTSNEMESLNKTSTVDGTAGSPSIEQSVEPVDKTYLQQKPIKLDTTQEISTQPNEAEVSIDHTLKTAFYTDNTTDIKNDKPVSKSKNETKSSINTVSPESKTDEIVVIDKDNGKSIDSNNFNIILEQEINNETLPADRIKQENTEVTVMMDDGSDVLKTAATAEPNCLHDELQECYKGLSPAGDSFNYAFFNTIDDIEDTTEPSSPEDTSTEAIAGSIDRVSSPEEQDLKKDIHLSNELLVANALQHTGTDYKSNSIYEIDDVLLNLGSEASSVQSTPIAMVTQQMRQYCEELKGILHPTKTPDSSEHESDPMLEISENIDALEFFQDELCTVNEQLEACEFKTPTEPKSKPFPEEKMEIKTEISNHSICNIDYVEEEHFVAEDVGNLAIENLEHTSVCDVIMVSPSVGEHAVKNAISLEYTACVEPCATLTTDKKMSPNKENSCENPTKESEDPNYDELPPPPLELIEQIEGEKNSKPLSVNTQHLLTISTQEDYNLPNNSTTNLASKTNDKSDLQKLGASENELISLETDPSDLSQILEPLPSPIQENDTDSTNNDNIQSIDENLIPGSIAERDILKWRNASPIPNNPYSPDILQKRLSESNRSSNLLDFDRLTNKDKDVPIENQPILSEDDETDVQDQSLLSERGGNQIHNERYGRDYYINDAKRATGSRKLGTENQTKISHSTDDEKSYALYKQYRNFFSGLIVE
- the LOC6032799 gene encoding uncharacterized protein LOC6032799 isoform X1 — encoded protein: MCIECCQKKNYIVHTSKKRVEVNNFKMFVEITWCSASVWYMIAALMTYLAAHLIQVVLDLPLCEGQKVPDIPSDKHFELRKLVQRVIDEVTKLPEMLNQSGLPLRPEEHLPYFSPKKYEQLLATAVLNKVVEDYRNPKNFEDVGRKSEQPCLDAVPPTTAAVTTGSALAKDSSLDINHNNVSGIGSLNEVNIRQMSLNTNEIHSQDDLLQRSLSESDESYLSDYIQRHTVPLPDLSDTNGSGSGPEDDLVSLKSNITEGTSWEENWLFRKRQLKTTESAIAMLVPSPTEEVKALIGDQIVDDVSDLSEADGEDYDSDIHNNESGDTNMTQTTLDDAIQDSLISINSIPSNEPTLSEAKNSLLLTETLLGSASPDGLLTDLISIEQNSDNVEAANATLLGEEINDTKNAKPDAVETDDVKLMQERIHNAPKQRDNDGNVMYPIGVARAINTDNQTTEYGRKEVPIEVPLEHTYNDHTFKYTNNEYIRNLELPIVIDKTSNNQHISAPVEILNIMPNTYPESTKPASIKPNSETIIPPNSLNLTQPLSPHPIAMTITEIFEQSMKPHLTSISEEEQDFDASTIVCSTQSNSANEHKLNKSDINEPPQKNSESKHHTPPTTPELFVEQGTIDTSKQGQSGSSTELTEITDPTEKLHITKDQNLIDSNQGHKKMETNQDILTASEQIILRTEVKQEHIDADFKTADINVRPNSSKILQENTQFGKTDVKLSINNQPPLINIVEESQIIFDDTMTIQPDDLHHTRQNMVLKKEHLSTSNEMESLNKTSTVDGTAGSPSIEQSVEPVDKTYLQQKPIKLDTTQEISTQPNEAEVSIDHTLKTAFYTDNTTDIKNDKPVSKSKNETKSSINTVSPESKTDEIVVIDKDNGKSIDSNNFNIILEQEINNETLPADRIKQENTEVTVMMDDGSDVLKTAATAEPNCLHDELQECYKGLSPAGDSFNYAFFNTIDDIEDTTEPSSPEDTSTEAIAGSIDRVSSPEEQDLKKDIHLSNELLVANALQHTGTDYKSNSIYEIDDVLLNLGSEASSVQSTPIAMVTQQMRQYCEELKGILHPTKTPDSSEHESDPMLEISENIDALEFFQDELCTVNEQLEACEFKTPTEPKSKPFPEEKMEIKTEISNHSICNIDYVEEEHFVAEDVGNLAIENLEHTSVCDVIMVSPSVGEHAVKNAISLEYTACVEPCATLTTDKKMSPNKENSCENPTKESEDPNYDELPPPPLELIEQIEGEKNSKPLSVNTQHLLTISTQEDYNLPNNSTTNLASKTNDKSDLQKLGASENELISLETDPSDLSQILEPLPSPIQENDTDSTNNDNIQSIDENLIPGSIAERDILKWRNASPIPNNPYSPDILQKRLSESNRSSNLLDFDRLTNKDKDVPIENQPILSEDDETDVQDQSLLSERGGNQIHNERYGRDYYINDAKRATGSRKLGTENQTKISHSTDDEKSLLLSQKQPNASQRTSPVVSPSHTSNTSLQTGVFPFVKSSSCGNVIPTNKTEDIFSAGRPVQVAPTDPILQKGTKLEYLSTPAHEVYLIPTNEPITPHSLESLSEQSIQSRADESLTMSEDSDITRIYEIGTGETKLIQGDAIQGVVVPTETPPPTPDKHLSGHVVVDSNDNHNVNPAYSECAVVSEEILEILPQTVDADQQGIKSPSPTIDRSHLLKPRYVQIKQLSPDTIKFFSPKKPFTSSTSNLSASAALSKSSSEIRELPVNTSNQMHSSLHIDFPANRNVPAHEFIIEKEVMDVLPSVKELAKCYSGKNQGTNTTLKPIMKPTVKLRKDFIRQSSDMLHDDQESRSGMPQVANKNRRMYSSTNSIIAAEEIREIRRLNLEAYNRPTFVPMAPGHSITARSLSKQIREELKTNATDDFKVQGGHISPERPSSPVFAPGHLRNSIQFFENLKDK
- the LOC6032799 gene encoding uncharacterized protein LOC6032799 isoform X4, with product MCIECCQKKNYIVHTSKKRVEVNNFKMFVEITWCSASVWYMIAALMTYLAAHLIQVVLDLPLCEGQKVPDIPSDKHFELRKLVQRVIDEVTKLPEMLNQSGLPLRPEEHLPYFSPKKYEQLLATAVLNKVVEDYRNPKNFEDVGRKSEQPCLDAVPPTTAAVTTGSALAKDSSLDINHNNVSGIGSLNEVNIRQMSLNTNEIHSQDDLLQRSLSESDESYLSDYIQRHTVPLPDLSDTNGSGSGPEDDLVSLKSNITEGTSWEENWLFRKRQLKTTESAIAMLVPSPTEEVKALIGDQIVDDVSDLSEADGEDYDSDIHNNESGDTNMTQTTLDDAIQDSLISINSIPSNEPTLSEAKNSLLLTETLLGSASPDGLLTDLISIEQNSDNVEAANATLLGEEINDTKNAKPDAVETDDVKLMQERIHNAPKQRDNDGNVMYPIGVARAINTDNQTTEYGRKEVPIEVPLEEEQDFDASTIVCSTQSNSANEHKLNKSDINEPPQKNSESKHHTPPTTPELFVEQGTIDTSKQGQSGSSTELTEITDPTEKLHITKDQNLIDSNQGHKKMETNQDILTASEQIILRTEVKQEHIDADFKTADINVRPNSSKILQENTQFGKTDVKLSINNQPPLINIVEESQIIFDDTMTIQPDDLHHTRQNMVLKKEHLSTSNEMESLNKTSTVDGTAGSPSIEQSVEPVDKTYLQQKPIKLDTTQEISTQPNEAEVSIDHTLKTAFYTDNTTDIKNDKPVSKSKNETKSSINTVSPESKTDEIVVIDKDNGKSIDSNNFNIILEQEINNETLPADRIKQENTEVTVMMDDGSDVLKTAATAEPNCLHDELQECYKGLSPAGDSFNYAFFNTIDDIEDTTEPSSPEDTSTEAIAGSIDRVSSPEEQDLKKDIHLSNELLVANALQHTGTDYKSNSIYEIDDVLLNLGSEASSVQSTPIAMVTQQMRQYCEELKGILHPTKTPDSSEHESDPMLEISENIDALEFFQDELCTVNEQLEACEFKTPTEPKSKPFPEEKMEIKTEISNHSICNIDYVEEEHFVAEDVGNLAIENLEHTSVCDVIMVSPSVGEHAVKNAISLEYTACVEPCATLTTDKKMSPNKENSCENPTKESEDPNYDELPPPPLELIEQIEGEKNSKPLSVNTQHLLTISTQEDYNLPNNSTTNLASKTNDKSDLQKLGASENELISLETDPSDLSQILEPLPSPIQENDTDSTNNDNIQSIDENLIPGSIAERDILKWRNASPIPNNPYSPDILQKRLSESNRSSNLLDFDRLTNKDKDVPIENQPILSEDDETDVQDQSLLSERGGNQIHNERYGRDYYINDAKRATGSRKLGTENQTKISHSTDDEKSLLLSQKQPNASQRTSPVVSPSHTSNTSLQTGVFPFVKSSSCGNVIPTNKTEDIFSAGRPVQVAPTDPILQKGTKLEYLSTPAHEVYLIPTNEPITPHSLESLSEQSIQSRADESLTMSEDSDITRIYEIGTGETKLIQGDAIQGVVVPTETPPPTPDKHLSGHVVVDSNDNHNVNPAYSECAVVSEEILEILPQTVDADQQGIKSPSPTIDRSHLLKPRYVQIKQLSPDTIKFFSPKKPFTSSTSNLSASAALSKSSSEIRELPVNTSNQMHSSLHIDFPANRNVPAHEFIIEKEVMDVLPSVKELAKCYSGKNQGTNTTLKPIMKPTVKLRKDFIRQSSDMLHDDQESRSGMPQVANKNRRMYSSTNSIIAAEEIREIRRLNLEAYNRPTFVPMAPGHSITARSLSKQIREELKTNATDDFKVQGGHISPERPSSPVFAPGHLRNSIQFFENLKDK
- the LOC6032799 gene encoding uncharacterized protein LOC6032799 isoform X3, which produces MFVEITWCSASVWYMIAALMTYLAAHLIQVVLDLPLCEGQKVPDIPSDKHFELRKLVQRVIDEVTKLPEMLNQSGLPLRPEEHLPYFSPKKYEQLLATAVLNKVVEDYRNPKNFEDVGRKSEQPCLDAVPPTTAAVTTGSALAKDSSLDINHNNVSGIGSLNEVNIRQMSLNTNEIHSQDDLLQRSLSESDESYLSDYIQRHTVPLPDLSDTNGSGSGPEDDLVSLKSNITEGTSWEENWLFRKRQLKTTESAIAMLVPSPTEEVKALIGDQIVDDVSDLSEADGEDYDSDIHNNESGDTNMTQTTLDDAIQDSLISINSIPSNEPTLSEAKNSLLLTETLLGSASPDGLLTDLISIEQNSDNVEAANATLLGEEINDTKNAKPDAVETDDVKLMQERIHNAPKQRDNDGNVMYPIGVARAINTDNQTTEYGRKEVPIEVPLEHTYNDHTFKYTNNEYIRNLELPIVIDKTSNNQHISAPVEILNIMPNTYPESTKPASIKPNSETIIPPNSLNLTQPLSPHPIAMTITEIFEQSMKPHLTSISEEEQDFDASTIVCSTQSNSANEHKLNKSDINEPPQKNSESKHHTPPTTPELFVEQGTIDTSKQGQSGSSTELTEITDPTEKLHITKDQNLIDSNQGHKKMETNQDILTASEQIILRTEVKQEHIDADFKTADINVRPNSSKILQENTQFGKTDVKLSINNQPPLINIVEESQIIFDDTMTIQPDDLHHTRQNMVLKKEHLSTSNEMESLNKTSTVDGTAGSPSIEQSVEPVDKTYLQQKPIKLDTTQEISTQPNEAEVSIDHTLKTAFYTDNTTDIKNDKPVSKSKNETKSSINTVSPESKTDEIVVIDKDNGKSIDSNNFNIILEQEINNETLPADRIKQENTEVTVMMDDGSDVLKTAATAEPNCLHDELQECYKGLSPAGDSFNYAFFNTIDDIEDTTEPSSPEDTSTEAIAGSIDRVSSPEEQDLKKDIHLSNELLVANALQHTGTDYKSNSIYEIDDVLLNLGSEASSVQSTPIAMVTQQMRQYCEELKGILHPTKTPDSSEHESDPMLEISENIDALEFFQDELCTVNEQLEACEFKTPTEPKSKPFPEEKMEIKTEISNHSICNIDYVEEEHFVAEDVGNLAIENLEHTSVCDVIMVSPSVGEHAVKNAISLEYTACVEPCATLTTDKKMSPNKENSCENPTKESEDPNYDELPPPPLELIEQIEGEKNSKPLSVNTQHLLTISTQEDYNLPNNSTTNLASKTNDKSDLQKLGASENELISLETDPSDLSQILEPLPSPIQENDTDSTNNDNIQSIDENLIPGSIAERDILKWRNASPIPNNPYSPDILQKRLSESNRSSNLLDFDRLTNKDKDVPIENQPILSEDDETDVQDQSLLSERGGNQIHNERYGRDYYINDAKRATGSRKLGTENQTKISHSTDDEKSLLLSQKQPNASQRTSPVVSPSHTSNTSLQTGVFPFVKSSSCGNVIPTNKTEDIFSAGRPVQVAPTDPILQKGTKLEYLSTPAHEVYLIPTNEPITPHSLESLSEQSIQSRADESLTMSEDSDITRIYEIGTGETKLIQGDAIQGVVVPTETPPPTPDKHLSGHVVVDSNDNHNVNPAYSECAVVSEEILEILPQTVDADQQGIKSPSPTIDRSHLLKPRYVQIKQLSPDTIKFFSPKKPFTSSTSNLSASAALSKSSSEIRELPVNTSNQMHSSLHIDFPANRNVPAHEFIIEKEVMDVLPSVKELAKCYSGKNQGTNTTLKPIMKPTVKLRKDFIRQSSDMLHDDQESRSGMPQVANKNRRMYSSTNSIIAAEEIREIRRLNLEAYNRPTFVPMAPGHSITARSLSKQIREELKTNATDDFKVQGGHISPERPSSPVFAPGHLRNSIQFFENLKDK
- the LOC6032799 gene encoding uncharacterized protein LOC6032799 isoform X2 encodes the protein MCIECCQKKNYIVHTSKKRVEVNNFKMFVEITWCSASVWYMIAALMTYLAAHLIQVVLDLPLCEGQKVPDIPSDKHFELRKLVQRVIDEVTKLPEMLNQSGLPLRPEEHLPYFSPKKYEQLLATAVLNKVVEDYRNPKNFEDVGRKSEQPCLDAVPPTTAAVTTGSALAKDSSLDINHNNVSGIGSLNEVNIRQMSLNTNEIHSQDDLLQRSLSESDESYLSDYIQRHTVPLPDLSDTNGSGSGPEDDLVSLKSNITEGTSWEENWLFRKRQLKTTESAIAMLVPSPTEEVKALIGDQIVDDVSDLSEADGEDYDSDIHNNESGDTNMTQTTLDDAIQDSLISINSIPSNEPTLSEAKNSLLLTETLLGSASPDGLLTDLISIEQNSDNVEAANATLLGEEINDTKNAKPDAVETDDVKLMQERIHNAPKQRDNDGNVMYPIGVARAINTDNQTTEYGRKEVPIEVPLEHTYNDHTFKYTNNEYIRNLELPIVIDKTSNNQHISAPVEILNIMPNTYPESTKPASIKPNSETIIPPNSLNLTQPLSPHPIAMTITEIFEQSMKPHLTSISEEEQDFDASTIVCSTQSNSANEHKLNKSDINEPPQKNSESKHHTPPTTPELFVEQGTIDTSKQGQSGSSTELTEITDPTEKLHITKDQNLIDSNQGHKKMETNQDILTASEQIILRTEVKQEHIDADFKTADINVRPNSSKILQENTQFGKTDVKLSINNQPPLINIVEESQIIFDDTMTIQPDDLHHTRQNMVLKKEHLSTSNEMESLNKTSTVDGTAGSPSIEQSVEPVDKTYLQQKPIKLDTTQEISTQPNEAEVSIDHTLKTAFYTDNTTDIKNDKPVSKSKNETKSSINTVSPESKTDEIVVIDKDNGKSIDSNNFNIILEQEINNETLPADRIKQENTEVTVMMDDGSDVLKTAATAEPNCLHDELQECYKGLSPAGDSFNYAFFNTIDDIEDTTEPSSPEDTSTEAIAGSIDRVSSPEEQDLKKDIHLSNELLVANALQHTGTDYKSNSIYEIDDVLLNLGSEASSVQSTPIAMVTQQMRQYCEELKGILHPTKTPDSSEHESDPMLEISENIDALEFFQDELCTVNEQLEACEFKTPTEPKSKPFPEEKMEIKTEISNHSICNIDYVEEEHFVAEDVGNLAIENLEHTSVCDVIMVSPSVGEHAVKNAISLEYTACVEPCATLTTDKKMSPNKENSCENPTKESEDPNYDELPPPPLELIEQIEGEKNSKPLSVNTQHLLTISTQEDYNLPNNSTTNLASKTNDKSDLQKLGASENELISLETDPSDLSQILEPLPSPIQENDTDSTNNDNIQSIDENLIPGSIAERDILKWRNASPIPNNPYSPDILQKRLSESNRSSNLLDFDRLTNKDKDVPIENQPILSEDDETDVQDQSLLSERGGNQIHNERYGRDYYINDAKRATGSRKLGTENQTKISHSTDDEKSLLLSQKQPNASQRTSPVVSPSHTSNTSLQTGVFPFVKSSSCGNVIPTNKTEDIFSAGRPVQVAPTDPILQKGTKLEYLSTPAHEVYLIPTNEPITPHSLESLSEQSIQSRADESLTMSEDSDITRIYEIGTGETKLIQGDAIQGVVVPTETPPPTPDKHLSGHVVVDSNDNHNVNPAYSECAVVSEEILEILPQTVDADQQGIKSPSPTIDRSHLLKPRYVQIKQLSPDTIKFFSPKKPFTSSTSNLSASAALSKSSSEIRELPVNTSNQMHSSLHIDFPANRNVPAHEFIIEKEVMDVLPSVKELAKCYSGKNQGTNTTLKPIMKPTDFIRQSSDMLHDDQESRSGMPQVANKNRRMYSSTNSIIAAEEIREIRRLNLEAYNRPTFVPMAPGHSITARSLSKQIREELKTNATDDFKVQGGHISPERPSSPVFAPGHLRNSIQFFENLKDK